DNA from Gammaproteobacteria bacterium:
TACAGCAATGGTCTGTGGATGGCAGTCACTATCAACGAGGAAGGCATCGGCCGGCAGCGATACCAGCCGTCGCGTCATGGTCATGGCCTCGGCCGCGGCGGTGGCCTCATCCAGCAACGAGGCATTGGCGACGGCCATGCCGGTCAGATCGCTCACCACCTGCTGGAAGTTCAACAGCGCCTCCAGCCTCCCTTGGCTGATCTCCGCCTGATACGGCGTGTAGGCCGTGTACCAGCCGGGGTTTTCCAGCACGTTGCGCTTGATGACGTTGGGCATGATGGTGTCGTAATAGCCCATGCCGATCATGCTCGTGAATACCTGATTGCGCGACCGCATGCGCCGCAGATAACTTTCCACCACGCGCTCGCTGCGTGGCGGTGGCAGTTGAAAGGCTTTCTTGGAGCGGATGTCGGCAGGGAAGGTGCGATCCGCCAGTTCATCCAGCGTGCGCAGGCCGAGCGACTCCAGCATCGCGCCGATCTCACGCTCGTCCGGCCCGATGTGACGGCGAATGAAATCGCCGCGATCCTCCAGTTCCTCCAGCGTACGGCGTGTTTCGGACGGATTCATCGGAATTGTCGGGCTGTTTATTTCAGACCGGCGATGTAGGCTTGATAATCCTGCTCATTCATCAAGGCGTCGAACTGTTTTTTGTCCGAGGGCTTGAGCTTGAGAAACCAGCCACCGCCCGTCGGTTCGTTGTTGACCCGTTCGGGATGATCCGCCAGTTCCGTGTTGATGGCAGTCACAGTGCCGGTAATTGGCATCTTGACGTCGCTCGCCGCCTTTACCGATTCGACCACGGCGGCATCCTCGTCCTGTTTCACCTGCCGGCCCACCACCGGCAATTCGACGTAAACCACGTCGCCGAGTTGTTGCTGCGCGTAATCTGTGATGCCGACCGTGACCGTACCATCGGCCTCCTGTCGCAACCATTCGTGATCTTTGCTGTATTTAAGCTTCGGCATGAATGCGTTCTCCTTTTAATTTCTATAGTATCGGTGTGGAACGAATGGCAGCGAAGTTTGTACAATCGGCACCCGCTGGCCGCGCAGCATGGCGTACGCGGATGCACGCTTGCGCACATCATCCGTGCGGAGATAACCCATGGCAATGGGACGTTGCAGGCTGGGACTGAAACCGCCGCTCGTGATTCTGCCCGCAGTCGTGCCCGTGGCGTCTGCAAGCGCGACATCGGCGCGCAATGGCGCCCTGCCCTCCGGCAATAAACCCACGCGCAGTTCCACCGGGCCTACGGCCCTCTCGTGCTCCAGCGCTGCGGCGCCGGGGAATCCGCCGGTGCGCGCCCCGCCGTGACGGCGCGTCTTCGCGATGGTCCAGCCCAGACCGGCGGCGAGCACGGTGGTTCGCTCATCGATGTCGTGGCCATATAGACACAATCCCGCCTCCAATCGCAGCGAATCGCGCGCGCCCAGACCGATGAGTCCGACTTCCGGCTCTTTCAGAAGGCGACGCGCCAGTTGTTCCGCCTGATCAGCAGGCAGTGCGATCTCGTAACCATCCTCGCCGGTGTAGCCGGAGCGGCTGACACGGCACTGGATGCCGCCGATATTTACATGGATCACGGAGAGGAACGGCAATGTAGCAAGTGCCGGCGCCAGCCGCGCCATCACCGCGGCTGCTTCCGGGCCCTGTAATGCCAGTAGTGCGAGATGGGACAACGCCAAAATCGTGCAGCGTCCTGCGAGCGCAGTTGAAAGATGTTCGAACACCACCGTCTTGCGTGCGGCGTTGACCACCATGATCAATTCATCGCCCATGTTTGCGATCATGATGTCGTCGATGACGCCGCCGCGATCATTGGTCAGCAGCGCGTAGCATTGCCGCCCCTCCGGCAATTCGACAATGTCGGCGGGGGTCAGTGATTCCAGCGCCGCGGCGCGCACGTCACCCCGGATGGCGATCTGCCCCATGTGCGAGATATCAAAGAGGCCCGCGTGCGTGCGGGTGTGCTGATGCTCGCGCAATATCCCGTCCTTGTATTGCACCGGCATGTCATAACCGGCGAAACCGGTGAACCTGGCACCGGCCTCAACGTGCAGGGCGTGCAGCGGGGTGTGCTTGAGTGCGGGATGAGTGGTCGCGGTCTTGGT
Protein-coding regions in this window:
- the gcvH gene encoding glycine cleavage system protein GcvH — protein: MPKLKYSKDHEWLRQEADGTVTVGITDYAQQQLGDVVYVELPVVGRQVKQDEDAAVVESVKAASDVKMPITGTVTAINTELADHPERVNNEPTGGGWFLKLKPSDKKQFDALMNEQDYQAYIAGLK
- the gcvT gene encoding glycine cleavage system aminomethyltransferase GcvT — protein: MNSPVTKTATTHPALKHTPLHALHVEAGARFTGFAGYDMPVQYKDGILREHQHTRTHAGLFDISHMGQIAIRGDVRAAALESLTPADIVELPEGRQCYALLTNDRGGVIDDIMIANMGDELIMVVNAARKTVVFEHLSTALAGRCTILALSHLALLALQGPEAAAVMARLAPALATLPFLSVIHVNIGGIQCRVSRSGYTGEDGYEIALPADQAEQLARRLLKEPEVGLIGLGARDSLRLEAGLCLYGHDIDERTTVLAAGLGWTIAKTRRHGGARTGGFPGAAALEHERAVGPVELRVGLLPEGRAPLRADVALADATGTTAGRITSGGFSPSLQRPIAMGYLRTDDVRKRASAYAMLRGQRVPIVQTSLPFVPHRYYRN